The following are from one region of the Saccharomyces kudriavzevii IFO 1802 strain IFO1802 genome assembly, chromosome: 12 genome:
- the TDA5 gene encoding Tda5p (similar to Saccharomyces cerevisiae TDA5 (YLR426W); ancestral locus Anc_4.306), whose amino-acid sequence MNIDYLCHWVLLPLLRCPLLIYFALRRSPSDSIKFCLIVYTVLVNSFLVINSYIKRSGHTTWKSLHEFENGKVLVTGGSKGLGRAIISQLLRDYSDLIILNVDICPSPSEDPRVKDLICDLSDEHEVTSLMHILKRKYKKEIQLIVNNAGVRAKFTDFNCMERDNLDKLFKINTFAPVRFIQELAPGKRSTRQCYIINIASTLGILTPAKVAGYAASKAALIAFHQSYSFELQNEGMRNVRTLLVTSGQLNTNMFGGFNPPCQFFAPVVDINNLAAKIVRCCELGQRGQLNEPFYCTFAHLLMCVPYSLQHIIRSFSRMDCCLPDE is encoded by the exons ATGAATATAGATTACTTGTGCCACTGGGTACTTTTGCCACTACTGCGCTGTCCGCTACTGATTTATTTTGCATTGAGACG TTCCCCGAGTGActcaataaaattttgtttgATAGTTTATACAGTACTAGTAAACTCCTTTCTCGTTATCAATTCCTATATAAAACGATCAGGACACACCACCTGGAAGAGTCTCcatgaatttgaaaatggcaaaGTTCTTGTAACTGGGGGAAGTAAAGGACTTGGACGGGCTATAATATCTCAGCTCCTACGAGATTATAGTGACCTGATCATCTTGAATGTCGACATATGTCCATCACCATCGGAAGACCCTCGCGTGAAAGACCTGATTTGCGATTTAAGCGATGAGCATGAAGTCACATCATTAATGCACAtactgaaaagaaagtataaaaaggaaatccAGTTGATTGTGAATAATGCTGGGGTGAGGGCAAAATTTACTGATTTCAACTGCATGGAACGGGATAATCTTGATAAActgttcaaaatcaatacATTTGCACCTGTTCGATTCATCCAAGAATTGGCACCGGGCAAGCGCTCTACTAGACAATGCtatattatcaatattGCAAGCACTTTGGGTATATTAACGCCAGCTAAGGTGGCAGGCTATGCGGCGAGCAAGGCGGCACTGATAGCCTTTCACCAATCGTATAGTTTCGAATTGCAAAATGAAGGCATGAGAAATGTTAGGACACTGCTAGTGACTTCAGGACAATTGAATACAAATATGTTTGGGGGATTCAACCCACCGTGCCAATTTTTTGCTCCTGTAGTAGACATCAACAATTTGGCCGCCAAAATAGTTCGCTGCTGTGAACTGGGCCAGAGGGGGCAACTGAATGAACCCTTTTATTGCACTTTTGCTCATCTCTTGATGTGCGTACCTTACTCGTTGCAGCACATTATAAGAAGCTTCTCTCGCATGGATTGTTGCCTTCCAGACGAGTAG
- the MAG2 gene encoding RING-type E3 ubiquitin transferase MAG2 (similar to Saccharomyces cerevisiae MAG2 (YLR427W); ancestral locus Anc_4.308), whose product MVEPDMQKKAGGGSGGSEMDVLNTANNNNKQGFPSNKRNATTNKKPGNKVPNGRDNAHNYHGQRRGQNSKQQRSRAPYREASTNIDDQDIDMSIQEEIMGGNFKLRGRKTQVSINHLLNFQLPEVKREKSRSSSNKKSNRRRDEHVHLHGDSFVNVNYRFLVDDRFDYPEQSNDPNIPVDQEKILRVIVPKGQNCSICLSEEPVAPRMVTCGHIFCLSCLLNFFSIEETIKNKETGYSKKKKYKECPLCGSIIGPKRVKPVLYEDDFDLTRLNEKPEPGATVNLQLMCKPHGSLLPLPVALHLNPLKCGNFPPASLESIKHYAHIMKCGVPYSLELYQKDIVAIQEQYEIDKAIYNDSGIFVKQSVENINDQISTLLAATAELSPFSNDIDNGLDNFHFDDDLLTKYDDTSAYFFYQTLVASSTKYYLSPLDVKILLTIFHHYSKFPESIETTIENIHYDTVVTEQLIRRYKYIGHLPIGTEIALLDLNWRKIPFLPKDIYEQFAPELKQRRRKFTMKKQKEDKEKKLYEKRLEQEHAEFYRNENGNSPKFEDSVQMATNYESIVNSPVPLNSLGISVLGPPMNTSTVPPKKKPSHTERTIWGTSIAVTEDENASKENKKFQDMLLQRIRQEDSSDATDSTDSPPTSSGRRGKKKKGKVMLFSSNHQALG is encoded by the coding sequence ATGGTCGAACCGGATATGCAGAAGAAGGCAGGTGGTGGCAGTGGCGGTTCTGAAATGGACGTCTTGAACACTgccaacaacaacaataaacaaGGATTTCCAAGCAACAAGAGAAATGCAACAACCAATAAGAAGCCAGGGAACAAGGTCCCCAATGGAAGAGATAACGCACACAATTATCATGGGCAACGCCGCGGACAGAATAGCAAACAACAGAGGTCAAGAGCGCCTTATAGGGAAGCCTCAACTAACATTGATGATCAAGATATAGATATGTCTATTCAGGAGGAAATTATGGGTGGTAATTTCAAATTAAGAGGCAGGAAAACTCAGGTGTCCATCAACCACTTGTTAAATTTTCAACTACCTGAAGTCAAAAGGGAGAAAAGTAGatcttcttccaacaaGAAATCGAATAGAAGGCGCGATGAGCACGTGCACTTGCATGGTGACTCGTTTGTCAACGTTAATTATCGTTTTTTGGTAGATGACCGTTTTGATTATCCAGAACAAAGCAATGATCCCAATATTCCTGTcgatcaagaaaagattcTAAGAGTTATAGTACCAAAGGGTCAGAATTGCTCCATTTGTCTTAGTGAGGAACCGGTAGCTCCAAGAATGGTTACTTGTGGCCACATTTTCTGTCTGAGTTGCCTTTTGAACTTCTTCTCCATTGAAGAAACcatcaagaataaagaaactggatattcaaagaagaagaaatacaagGAATGCCCACTTTGCGGGAGTATTATTGGTCCCAAAAGAGTCAAGCCTGTTCTATATgaagatgattttgatCTAACGAGGTTAAACGAAAAGCCTGAACCCGGTGCCACGGTGAATCTACAATTGATGTGCAAGCCACATGGCTCACTACTACCTTTGCCAGTAGCACTGCACTTGAATCCATTGAAATGCGGGAACTTTCCTCCTGCAAGTTTGGAATCGATAAAGCATTATGCGCATATCATGAAATGTGGTGTACCTTATTCTCTGGAGCTTTACCAAAAGGACATTGTTGCTATACAAGAACAATATGAAATCGACAAAGCCATTTATAATGATAGTGGAATATTTGTTAAACAGTCCGTTGAGAATATCAATGACCAAATTTCGACTCTACTGGCAGCAACCGCTGAGTTGAGTCCATTTTCTAACGATATCGACAATGGATTAgacaattttcattttgatgatgatcTTTTGACTAAGTACGATGACACGTCtgcttattttttttatcaaacaTTAGTGGCATCATCTACAAAGTATTATTTATCTCCACTTGATGTTAAGATTTTAttaacaatttttcaccattattcaaaatttccagAGAGTATCGAAACAACAATAGAAAACATACATTATGATACGGTGGTAACGGAACAATTGATTCGCCGGTACAAATATATTGGCCATCTTCCGATTGGCACTGAAATTGCTCTTTTAGACTTAAACTGGCGTAAAATACCGTTCCTCCCCAAAGATATTTACGAACAGTTTGCTCCCGAGCTAAAACAACGTCGAAGAAAATTCACAatgaagaagcaaaaggaggataaggaaaagaagCTCTATGAAAAAAGACTGGAACAGGAACATGCTGAGTTTTacagaaatgaaaatggcaaCAGCCCTAAGTTTGAGGACTCTGTGCAGATGGCTACCAATTACGAGTCCATTGTAAATTCCCCTGTACCCCTCAATTCTCTAGGAATATCTGTATTGGGGCCACCGATGAATACATCTACTGTTcctccaaaaaaaaagccttCTCACACGGAAAGAACGATTTGGGGGACTTCAATCGCAGTAACAGAAGACGAAAATGCttcaaaagagaacaagaaatttcaagatatGCTACTGCAGCGAATAAGGCAAGAAGACAGTTCAGACGCTACGGACTCAACAGATTCTCCTCCCACGAGTAGTGGCAGGAGaggcaagaagaaaaaggggAAAGTTATGCTCTTCAGCAGTAATCATCAAGCTTTGGGTTAG
- the CRN1 gene encoding coronin (similar to Saccharomyces cerevisiae CRN1 (YLR429W); ancestral locus Anc_4.309) has translation MSGKFVRASKYRHVFGQAAKKELQYEKLKVTNNAWDSNLLKTNGKFIAVNWNASGGGAFAVIPIEEVGKAPDQVPLFRGHTAQVLDTDFDPFDDHRIASGSDDSKIGIWNIPENYKFHDHADEDGEPIDIKPVKFLTGHARKVGHILYHPVAKNVLASSSGDNTVKLWDVETGKDMITLKHPNMVTSMSFSYDGNHLATVARDKKLRVWNIRDGRIVSEGPAHTGAKNQRVVWLGNSDRLATTGFSKLSDRQIGIWDAFNLEKGDLGGFYTVDQSSGILMPFYDEGNRILYLVGKGDGNIRYYEFQNDELFELSEFQSTEAQRGFAVAPKRTVNVKENEVLKGFKTVVDQRVEPVSFFVPRRAEEFQEDIYPDAPSDKPALTAEEWFSGKSVEGPILINMRSIYDGSAPSFREAKTSEGVPTQAEVPKDEEGPVENVEGPTIEPKRVVKQEASKSPSPLNSASPPSAINHVLKEDSSIKKLLKKSSDIDQVNHVEDPSRDTSGWEEADDELVHIENGPAVTLIETRKEKSVKVDPPKELKPEPVSIATDRKQGEKLQEDKYSGKVESPAVEKSLVPSTTIATASNKEDASAAKTSPKSLGLKQSVEKLSTLVLQLEDVVDKLTKANLDKDERLFRLEQKISEFSK, from the coding sequence ATGAGTGGTAAATTCGTTCGTGCTTCTAAATATAGACATGTTTTTGGCCAGGCAGCTAAAAAGGAATTGCAGTATGAAAAACTCAAGGTCACCAATAACGCATGGGACTCTAATTTGCTAAAAACTAATGGTAAATTCATTGCTGTAAACTGGAACGCTTCGGGAGGTGGTGCGTTTGCTGTGATTCCGATTGAGGAAGTTGGCAAGGCTCCAGATCAAGTACCTTTGTTTAGGGGCCACACTGCGCAAGTCCTGGATACTGATTTTGACCCGTTTGATGATCATAGAATTGCTTCCGGTTCCGATGATTCCAAGATAGGCATTTGGAACATTCCTGAAAATTATAAATTTCATGACCATGCAGATGAAGATGGAGAGCCAATTGATATCAAACCTGTAAAATTTTTAACAGGCCACGCAAGAAAAGTTGGGCATATTCTTTATCACCCTGTCGCCAAGAATGTATTGGCATCATCTTCTGGTGACAACACTGTGAAATTATGGGATGTGGAAACTGGAAAGGACATGATTACTCTGAAACATCCAAATATGGTCACATCCATGTCGTTTTCGTACGATGGTAATCACTTAGCCACGGTGGCCCGAGATAAGAAATTGAGAGTCTGGAATATAAGAGATGGAAGAATCGTCAGTGAAGGGCCTGCGCATACCGGTGCAAAAAATCAGAGGGTGGTATGGTTAGGAAACTCTGACAGGTTGGCTACCACtggtttttcaaaattgagTGATCGTCAAATTGGTATTTGGGATGCCTTCAATCTTGAAAAGGGAGACTTGGGCGGTTTCTACACTGTTGATCAATCATCAGGTATTTTGATGCCCTTTTATGACGAAGGTAATAGAATTCTTTACTTAGTAGGTAAAGGTGACGGTAATATTAGATATTACGAATTTCAAAACGATGAGCTGTTCGAACTATCTGAATTTCAATCCACGGAAGCACAGAGAGGCTTTGCTGTAGCGCCTAAGCGAACGGTAaatgtcaaagaaaacgaagTTCTGAAAGGTTTCAAGACCGTCGTTGATCAGCGCGTTGAGCCAGTTTCATTCTTTGTTCCAAGAAGAGCAGAAGAGTTCCAAGAAGATATCTATCCAGATGCACCTTCTGATAAGCCAGCTTTGACTGCTGAAGAGTGGTTTTCTGGTAAATCGGTTGAAGGTCCGATCCTTATTAATATGAGATCCATCTATGACGGTTCCGCTCCAAGCTTTCGTGAAGCTAAAACATCTGAAGGGGTTCCAACTCAAGCAGAAGTTCctaaagatgaagaagggCCTGTCGAGAATGTGGAGGGGCCAACTATCGAGCCTAAAAGGGTAGTAAAACAAGAAGCTTCAAAGTCGCCTTCACCACTGAATTCTGCATCCCCACCTTCTGCAATCAACCATGTATTGAAGGAAGATAGTTCCATCAAAAAACTGCTGAAAAAATCCTCGGATATTGATCAAGTCAATCACGTTGAGGATCCATCCAGAGATACTTCTGGATGGGAAGAAGCAGATGATGAACTGGTTCATATTGAAAACGGACCTGCCGTTACTTTAATTGAAACTAGGAAGGAGAAGTCAGTCAAGGTTGATCCTCCAAAGGAGTTAAAACCGGAACCAGTATCTATAGCAACGGATAGAAAGCAAGGAGAAAAGTTGCAGGAAGACAAGTACTCGGGGAAAGTAGAATCCCCTGCGGTAGAAAAATCTTTAGTTCCTTCTACAACAATTGCCACTGCTAGTAACAAAGAAGACGCTTCAGCAGCTAAGACGTCACCTAAATCATTAGGTCTGAAACAAtctgttgaaaaactgTCCACATTGGTTCTGCAACTAGAAGATGTGGTTGATAAACTGACGAAGGCCAATCTTGATAAGGACGAACGTCTGTTCAGACTGGAGCAGAAAATTAGtgagttttcaaaatag